From a single Gemmatimonadota bacterium genomic region:
- a CDS encoding DEAD/DEAH box helicase, protein MPFNSLELHPSLLRGLKELGFARPTPIQLDSIPPALAGRDVLACAMTGSGKTAAFLLPILHRLIDKPRGTTRALVITPTRELAAQILEHLNDLAVHTPITGASVFGGVGMNPQEHAFRTGADVIIATPGRLLDHFRFPYAKLAGLEHLVLDEADRMLDMGFLPEIKKILRHIPPRHQTLFFSATMPPPIAALTRELLKDPVSINIQRQAAPAVGITQAVYPVRQDLKSALLLTMLERGATAEALVFTRTKHRADRLMKFLVKGGINAERIHGNRSQPQRTEALAGFKSGKYRVLVATDIAARGIDVTELGHVINFDVPMVPEDYIHRVGRTARAEATGDAFTFVAPEEEGDLKSIERAIGKRLPRVTVPDFDYSAKATPQLEIPLAERIAAIRARKAEDRARAKANEARRAAAKAGPRHPSGPGRAHRRPDQGDGQPRSQRSSSESGPGGRDARRGPGPRRPGRTPPP, encoded by the coding sequence GTGCCGTTCAATTCACTCGAGCTCCATCCGAGCCTGCTCAGAGGCTTGAAGGAACTCGGCTTCGCTCGTCCGACTCCCATTCAGCTCGATTCCATTCCCCCCGCCCTGGCGGGCCGGGACGTGCTGGCCTGCGCCATGACGGGCAGCGGGAAGACCGCCGCCTTTCTGCTCCCGATCCTCCACCGTTTGATCGACAAGCCCCGCGGCACGACCCGAGCTCTCGTCATCACGCCGACCCGGGAACTGGCCGCCCAGATTCTCGAGCACCTGAACGACTTGGCCGTCCACACCCCGATTACCGGCGCTTCGGTCTTCGGCGGCGTCGGCATGAACCCGCAGGAGCATGCCTTCCGAACCGGGGCGGATGTCATCATCGCGACGCCGGGCCGGCTCCTCGATCACTTCCGGTTCCCCTATGCCAAGCTCGCCGGTCTCGAGCACCTCGTTCTCGACGAAGCCGACCGGATGCTCGACATGGGCTTCCTGCCAGAGATCAAGAAGATTCTCCGCCACATTCCGCCCCGGCACCAGACCCTGTTCTTTAGCGCCACCATGCCGCCGCCGATTGCCGCGCTGACCCGGGAGCTCTTAAAAGATCCTGTCAGCATCAACATTCAGCGCCAAGCGGCCCCGGCGGTCGGGATTACCCAAGCCGTCTACCCGGTCCGGCAGGATCTCAAGTCGGCGCTGTTGCTCACCATGCTCGAGCGGGGCGCCACGGCCGAAGCCCTGGTGTTTACCCGGACCAAGCACCGGGCCGACCGGCTGATGAAGTTCCTGGTCAAGGGCGGGATCAACGCCGAACGGATTCATGGCAACCGGTCGCAGCCGCAGCGGACCGAAGCGCTCGCAGGATTCAAGAGCGGGAAGTACCGGGTCCTGGTGGCCACCGACATCGCGGCCCGCGGCATCGACGTGACCGAGTTGGGGCACGTGATCAATTTCGATGTGCCGATGGTGCCGGAGGACTACATCCATCGGGTCGGCCGGACCGCGAGGGCCGAGGCCACCGGCGATGCCTTCACGTTCGTGGCGCCGGAAGAAGAGGGCGATCTCAAGAGCATCGAGCGGGCAATCGGGAAGCGGTTGCCGCGGGTCACCGTGCCGGACTTCGACTACTCGGCCAAGGCCACGCCCCAGCTGGAAATCCCCCTGGCCGAACGGATCGCCGCCATCCGGGCCCGGAAGGCGGAGGACCGGGCCCGAGCCAAAGCCAACGAGGCTCGGCGGGCCGCAGCTAAAGCAGGTCCCCGGCATCCGTCCGGACCGGGCCGCGCCCACCGGCGCCCCGACCAGGGCGACGGCCAGCCCCGGTCGCAACGGAGCAGCTCCGAGAGTGGACCCGGTGGTCGCGATGCCCGCCGCGGTCCTGGCCCCCGACGACCCGGACGGACCCCACCTCCCTGA
- a CDS encoding DUF2277 domain-containing protein, which produces MCRNIRPLYHFDPPVSDAEIQAASLQFVRKVSGFAKPSAANAAAFDQAVLEVTGVVRHLRGSLVTSAPPKNREAEIAKARARNAKRFGP; this is translated from the coding sequence ATGTGCCGGAACATTCGCCCGCTCTATCATTTCGACCCGCCGGTGAGCGACGCCGAGATCCAGGCGGCCTCGCTCCAATTCGTCCGCAAGGTCAGCGGGTTTGCCAAGCCATCCGCCGCCAATGCGGCCGCCTTCGATCAAGCGGTCCTGGAGGTGACCGGGGTGGTTCGCCACCTGAGGGGTTCGCTGGTGACATCCGCGCCGCCCAAGAACCGGGAGGCCGAGATAGCCAAAGCTCGTGCCAGAAACGCGAAACGGTTCGGACCCTGA
- the pstB gene encoding phosphate ABC transporter ATP-binding protein, translating into MTTSALGARHSALEAVGFSFYYGASQALFDISFGLDRRAVTAIIGPSGCGKSTFLRSINRMNDLVPGARYEGRIEIEGVSIFDRSTDLVSLRRRIGMVFQRPNPFPKTIFENVAYGPRLNALVPKSELSEVVEQCLRQAALWDEVKDRLNQPATGLSGGQQQRLCIARALGNRPDILLMDEPCSALDPIATQRIEELIFELKQQYTIVIVTHNMQQAARVSAMTGFFDAGRLIEYGATNQIFTAPKHERTEAYITGRFG; encoded by the coding sequence ATGACGACCTCGGCACTCGGCGCTCGGCACTCGGCACTCGAGGCGGTGGGGTTTTCGTTCTACTACGGAGCCAGTCAGGCGCTATTTGATATTTCGTTTGGGCTCGACCGGCGGGCGGTGACGGCGATCATTGGGCCGTCGGGGTGCGGCAAATCGACCTTCTTGCGGTCGATCAATCGGATGAATGACCTCGTGCCGGGGGCGCGGTATGAGGGCCGGATCGAGATCGAAGGGGTCTCGATCTTCGACCGATCGACGGATCTCGTCAGCTTGCGGCGCCGGATCGGGATGGTGTTTCAACGGCCGAATCCGTTTCCGAAGACGATCTTCGAGAACGTCGCCTATGGGCCCCGACTCAATGCGTTAGTCCCCAAAAGTGAACTTTCCGAGGTCGTGGAACAGTGCTTGCGGCAGGCCGCCCTGTGGGACGAGGTCAAGGACCGGCTCAACCAGCCGGCCACGGGGCTATCCGGGGGCCAGCAACAGCGACTCTGCATTGCCCGCGCCCTGGGTAACCGGCCCGACATCCTGCTCATGGATGAGCCCTGCTCGGCCCTCGATCCGATCGCCACGCAGCGGATCGAGGAATTGATTTTCGAGTTGAAGCAACAGTACACTATTGTCATCGTGACGCACAACATGCAGCAAGCGGCCCGAGTCTCGGCAATGACTGGATTCTTCGACGCCGGCCGATTGATCGAGTACGGCGCGACCAATCAGATCTTCACCGCGCCGAAGCACGAGCGGACGGAAGCCTATATCACCGGGAGGTTTGGATGA
- the pstC gene encoding phosphate ABC transporter permease subunit PstC has protein sequence MKGPGSVLEGRNVGDAVFRGVLTTAALAVPALLAFLVYELWVGSRLAIDRYGLGFVTGSTWDPVTEEFGALPLIFGTVLSAGIALLIAVPLSLGVAIYLTEFAPKWLRQPVAFLIELLAAIPSVVYGLWGIFVLIPVLKSTVFPFLRDTLGFLPFFQGPIYGNSMLAAGIILAIMVMPYIMSVSREVLNAVPASQREAALGLGATRWEAAWTVVVPYARSGILGAIILGLGRALGETMAVTMLIGNRNEIAASLFAPGYTMAAVIANEFSEATSDIHFAALTYVALVLFVVTVLINALARLLIWRVSKGQPGGGHGL, from the coding sequence ATGAAGGGGCCAGGGTCGGTCCTCGAAGGCCGGAACGTCGGCGACGCCGTATTTCGAGGCGTCCTGACCACCGCCGCTCTGGCGGTGCCGGCTCTCTTGGCCTTCCTGGTGTACGAACTGTGGGTGGGGTCCCGCCTCGCCATCGACCGGTATGGTCTTGGATTCGTCACCGGGTCGACGTGGGACCCGGTGACGGAGGAGTTCGGGGCGCTGCCGTTGATCTTCGGGACCGTCCTGTCAGCCGGCATCGCCCTGCTAATCGCCGTACCGCTTTCGTTAGGCGTGGCGATCTACCTGACCGAATTCGCGCCGAAATGGCTCCGGCAGCCGGTGGCGTTTCTCATTGAACTCCTGGCCGCCATTCCGAGCGTCGTGTACGGCCTGTGGGGAATTTTTGTCCTGATCCCGGTGCTCAAGTCCACCGTGTTTCCGTTTCTCCGCGACACCTTGGGTTTCTTGCCCTTCTTTCAGGGCCCGATTTACGGCAACTCGATGCTGGCCGCGGGGATCATCCTGGCCATCATGGTGATGCCGTACATCATGTCGGTGTCCCGGGAAGTCCTCAACGCGGTGCCCGCGAGCCAACGAGAGGCGGCCCTGGGACTCGGGGCCACCCGGTGGGAAGCGGCGTGGACCGTCGTCGTCCCGTACGCCCGCTCGGGCATCCTTGGCGCCATCATCCTTGGACTGGGCCGCGCCCTGGGCGAGACGATGGCGGTGACGATGCTGATCGGCAATCGCAACGAAATCGCCGCCTCGCTCTTTGCACCTGGGTACACCATGGCGGCGGTCATCGCGAATGAATTCAGCGAAGCCACCAGCGACATTCACTTCGCGGCCCTGACCTACGTGGCGCTGGTGTTGTTCGTCGTCACAGTGCTGATCAATGCCCTGGCCCGACTTCTGATCTGGCGGGTCTCGAAGGGCCAGCCTGGCGGGGGGCACGGGCTTTGA
- a CDS encoding D-aminoacylase: protein MAAFRLTALTLLLGACQAPGTPAAPGDYDLVITNAKIVDGTGNPWYFGDVGVRGNRIAAVAPRGALASAGSKDRVDAGGLVVSPGFIDIQSHSWTAALVGDGRLVGKIAQGVTSEILGESTTPGPANDNIDSLFTGSDPDDIATLGLVKGFHGPRGFGAWLDAIEKHGVSANVGSYLGSTTVRAYAMGRSEGQPSPAQLDTMRLVVANAMKDGAFGISSALIYPPGSYAGTAELIEMAKAMAPLHGTYITHMRSEESKLLAAMDEALLIGQDGGVPVVIYHFKASGSVNWHLADPAIAKVDSARAAGQDVKATMYPYPASGNNLSSCLPGWAHADGKLIENLKNPALRDRIRREMADRGPDAAVYCQHNAPNAYQIAGFTKAEWQNFQGLRLDVIAKALGKDWIDAVIELTIGEDNRLGKITFGMSDQNVAKMLARPWVVIGSDAGGYDPDSASALVHPRSYGTFPRVLGKYARDERLFPLEEAVRKMTWSTAQILGLRDRGLVKEGMMADLVIFDPATVLDKATFEKPHQLSVGVRDVFVNGVAVWRNGKHTGAKPGRALRGPGYEVTK from the coding sequence ATGGCCGCATTCCGCTTGACCGCCCTGACGCTCCTGCTCGGAGCCTGCCAGGCTCCCGGCACTCCCGCCGCTCCCGGCGACTATGACCTCGTCATTACCAACGCCAAGATCGTCGATGGCACCGGCAACCCTTGGTACTTCGGCGATGTCGGGGTTCGGGGAAACCGAATCGCGGCCGTCGCCCCCCGGGGCGCCTTGGCGTCGGCTGGAAGCAAAGACCGGGTTGATGCCGGTGGTCTGGTGGTTTCGCCCGGGTTCATCGATATCCAGAGCCACTCTTGGACCGCGGCGCTGGTGGGCGACGGACGATTGGTTGGGAAGATCGCCCAGGGGGTGACCTCTGAGATCCTCGGCGAATCCACGACTCCCGGCCCCGCCAACGACAACATCGACTCGCTCTTTACCGGGTCCGACCCCGATGACATCGCGACCCTCGGACTGGTCAAGGGCTTCCACGGCCCCCGCGGCTTCGGGGCCTGGCTCGACGCGATCGAGAAGCACGGCGTCTCGGCCAACGTGGGGAGCTATCTCGGCTCAACGACCGTGCGGGCGTATGCCATGGGCCGAAGCGAAGGTCAGCCGAGTCCGGCTCAACTCGATACCATGCGTCTCGTCGTGGCCAACGCCATGAAGGATGGCGCCTTCGGAATCTCGAGCGCCCTGATCTACCCGCCCGGGAGTTACGCCGGCACCGCCGAGTTGATCGAGATGGCCAAGGCTATGGCGCCGCTGCACGGCACCTACATCACCCACATGCGCTCGGAGGAGAGCAAGCTCCTCGCCGCCATGGATGAGGCGCTGCTGATCGGGCAGGATGGCGGCGTGCCGGTCGTGATCTATCACTTCAAGGCGTCGGGCTCGGTCAATTGGCACTTGGCCGATCCGGCCATCGCCAAGGTCGACTCGGCGCGGGCCGCGGGGCAGGACGTCAAGGCCACGATGTACCCGTACCCCGCTTCGGGCAATAACCTCTCGTCGTGTCTCCCGGGCTGGGCCCATGCGGACGGCAAACTGATCGAGAACCTCAAGAACCCGGCGCTTCGCGATCGGATCCGCCGCGAGATGGCCGACCGGGGGCCGGATGCCGCGGTCTACTGCCAGCACAACGCGCCGAACGCCTACCAAATTGCCGGGTTCACCAAGGCCGAGTGGCAGAACTTCCAGGGGCTCCGGCTCGATGTGATCGCCAAGGCCCTCGGGAAGGACTGGATCGATGCGGTGATCGAGCTGACGATTGGCGAAGACAACCGGCTTGGCAAGATCACCTTCGGGATGTCGGACCAAAACGTGGCCAAGATGCTGGCCCGGCCGTGGGTGGTGATCGGGAGTGACGCCGGCGGCTACGATCCCGACTCCGCGTCGGCCCTGGTCCATCCCAGGTCGTACGGGACGTTTCCCCGGGTCCTGGGCAAGTACGCCCGGGACGAACGGCTCTTTCCGCTCGAAGAGGCCGTCCGCAAGATGACGTGGTCAACCGCCCAAATTCTCGGGCTTCGCGATCGCGGCCTGGTGAAGGAAGGGATGATGGCCGACCTCGTCATCTTCGACCCCGCCACGGTCCTCGACAAGGCGACCTTCGAGAAGCCCCACCAGCTATCGGTCGGGGTCCGGGATGTGTTCGTGAACGGGGTCGCGGTCTGGCGGAACGGCAAGCACACCGGCGCCAAGCCCGGTCGGGCGCTTCGCGGGCCGGGGTATGAGGTGACCAAGTGA
- the phoU gene encoding phosphate signaling complex protein PhoU, whose product MTSGGQRHFHDELSQVKVRLLTMSSEAEAAVQLAVEALLERSAEKAERVIKGDRVIDLMEVEVEEQCLSLLALQQPMAKDLRLLVAGIKIANDLERVGDHAVNIAQSADRLAKHRPITPEPEILEMARLAREMLSDALEAFVRDDANAGRAICLRDDKVDALNRSMFRILLTHMMEDPHSIGSGLELLLVSRNLERIADLATNVGEDVVFLVEGKSIKHHAEDFGAQ is encoded by the coding sequence ATGACCAGCGGAGGCCAGCGGCATTTTCACGACGAGTTGAGCCAAGTCAAGGTCCGGCTGCTCACGATGTCCAGCGAGGCGGAGGCGGCGGTCCAACTCGCCGTCGAGGCCCTGCTCGAACGGAGCGCCGAGAAGGCCGAGCGGGTCATCAAGGGCGACCGGGTCATCGACCTGATGGAGGTCGAGGTCGAGGAGCAATGCCTGAGCCTGCTGGCGCTCCAGCAACCGATGGCCAAGGACCTCCGGCTCCTCGTGGCCGGGATCAAAATCGCCAACGACCTCGAGCGGGTCGGCGATCACGCCGTCAACATCGCGCAATCGGCCGATCGCCTAGCCAAGCACCGGCCGATCACGCCCGAGCCGGAGATCCTCGAGATGGCCCGGTTGGCCCGCGAGATGTTGTCGGACGCACTTGAAGCCTTTGTCCGGGACGATGCGAATGCGGGCCGGGCAATTTGCCTCCGGGACGATAAGGTCGACGCCCTGAACCGGTCGATGTTCCGGATCCTCCTCACCCACATGATGGAGGATCCCCACTCGATCGGGTCCGGACTCGAGCTTCTCCTCGTGTCCCGGAACCTCGAGCGAATCGCGGACCTGGCGACGAACGTCGGGGAGGATGTAGTCTTCTTGGTGGAAGGCAAGTCGATCAAGCATCACGCCGAGGATTTCGGAGCCCAGTGA
- the pstA gene encoding phosphate ABC transporter permease PstA, translating to MVGLLMAAVLVAVTPLVMILGTLIIRGAGSLNLDFFTQTPAPAGETGGGVAHAIVGTLMMVGMAGLIGLPIGIGAGIYSAEYPKTKLATTARFVADVMNGTPSIVVGVFVWTLIVARVKHFSGFAGSVAMAIIMIPMVLRTTEEMIKLVPHSLREAALALGYPRWRTSLSIVVRTCLPGIVTGSLLAVARVAGETAPLLFTALGSQFMSRDLSQPIAALPLTVFTYATGPYDDWHRIAWATALVLILVVLVLSILARLATRQRHG from the coding sequence ATGGTCGGCCTGTTGATGGCGGCCGTCTTGGTCGCGGTCACCCCGCTGGTGATGATTCTCGGCACCCTCATCATCAGAGGCGCCGGGAGCCTCAATCTCGACTTCTTTACCCAGACACCGGCCCCGGCCGGTGAGACGGGCGGCGGAGTAGCCCATGCGATCGTCGGCACCCTGATGATGGTCGGGATGGCCGGCTTGATCGGCCTCCCGATCGGAATCGGCGCCGGGATCTACTCGGCCGAGTATCCGAAGACCAAGCTTGCCACGACGGCCCGGTTTGTGGCCGATGTGATGAACGGAACCCCGTCCATCGTCGTCGGAGTGTTCGTCTGGACCTTGATCGTCGCCCGAGTAAAGCACTTCTCGGGGTTTGCCGGGAGCGTCGCGATGGCCATCATCATGATCCCGATGGTGCTCCGAACCACTGAGGAGATGATCAAACTGGTCCCGCACTCCCTCCGGGAGGCGGCCCTGGCACTCGGCTATCCCCGGTGGCGGACCAGCCTGTCGATTGTGGTTCGGACCTGCCTCCCGGGGATCGTCACCGGAAGCCTGCTCGCGGTTGCCCGGGTGGCCGGCGAGACTGCCCCCCTGCTCTTCACGGCACTGGGCAGCCAGTTCATGAGCCGCGATTTGTCGCAACCAATCGCAGCGCTCCCGCTGACGGTGTTTACCTACGCCACCGGACCATATGACGATTGGCACCGGATTGCCTGGGCCACGGCATTGGTCCTGATCTTGGTGGTGCTGGTGCTCAGTATCCTGGCCCGGTTGGCGACGAGGCAGCGCCATGGATGA
- the pstS gene encoding phosphate ABC transporter substrate-binding protein PstS, with amino-acid sequence MKTLGMVVIAVAVAGPLAAQANLNGAGATFPNPIYTKWFDAYAKKTGIKINYQSIGSGGGIRQFTQGTVDFGASDSPMTDEQIASVKGNAAHIPTVLGAVVLTYNLPAVGATKLKLDAPTIADIFLGKITKWNDPRIAALNPGAKLPATDLLVVHRSDGSGTTFVFVDYLSKVWPEWRTKVGAANAVNWPTGLGGKGNEGVTQQVKQLEGTIGYVELVYALANKLQYASVKNQAGKMVDPTLETVTAAAASAKLPKTTDFRVSITDAPGDKAYPIASFTWLLVQADNADAVKGKQIRDFLNWMVSGDAQKMATDLGYAPLPGDVAGLVEARVKTLMATGKAIS; translated from the coding sequence ATGAAGACACTCGGTATGGTCGTGATCGCGGTGGCGGTGGCGGGTCCGCTGGCGGCCCAGGCCAATCTCAATGGAGCCGGCGCGACGTTTCCGAACCCGATCTATACGAAATGGTTCGACGCCTACGCCAAGAAGACCGGCATCAAGATCAACTATCAGTCGATCGGTTCGGGCGGCGGGATTCGTCAATTCACTCAAGGGACGGTCGACTTCGGCGCCTCCGACAGCCCAATGACCGACGAGCAAATCGCCTCGGTCAAGGGCAATGCGGCGCACATCCCGACCGTACTGGGCGCCGTAGTGCTGACCTACAACCTCCCGGCGGTCGGAGCCACGAAGCTCAAGCTCGACGCCCCAACGATTGCCGACATTTTCCTTGGGAAGATCACCAAGTGGAATGACCCCCGGATCGCGGCCCTCAATCCCGGCGCGAAGCTCCCGGCGACCGACTTGTTGGTGGTCCACCGGTCCGACGGGTCGGGTACCACGTTCGTGTTCGTGGACTATCTCTCGAAGGTCTGGCCCGAATGGCGCACTAAGGTGGGCGCGGCCAACGCGGTGAATTGGCCCACCGGTTTGGGCGGCAAGGGCAACGAGGGCGTGACCCAGCAGGTCAAGCAACTCGAAGGCACCATCGGCTACGTCGAGCTGGTGTATGCCTTGGCCAACAAGCTTCAGTATGCGTCGGTGAAGAACCAAGCCGGCAAGATGGTCGACCCGACGCTCGAGACCGTCACCGCCGCGGCGGCCAGCGCCAAGCTCCCGAAGACCACGGATTTTCGGGTCTCGATCACCGACGCACCGGGCGACAAAGCGTATCCGATTGCGTCCTTCACCTGGCTCCTGGTCCAAGCCGACAACGCCGACGCCGTCAAGGGCAAGCAAATTCGGGACTTCCTCAACTGGATGGTCTCCGGCGACGCTCAGAAGATGGCAACCGACTTGGGATATGCCCCGCTGCCCGGGGATGTCGCCGGGCTGGTCGAGGCACGGGTCAAGACCCTGATGGCGACGGGTAAGGCCATTTCCTGA
- the pstB gene encoding phosphate ABC transporter ATP-binding protein, which produces MDESSALGTRHSTLGGEALVRVRTVGLTAYYGTLAAVKDVSIGFETNRVHALIGPSGCGKSTFLRTINRLHEVAGGHVTGRVLLDGDDVYSKQVSLTQLRRRVGMVFQRPTPFPTMSIYQNVAAGLKVGDQPARARLDEIVERALRQAALWDEVKDRLQASAMALSGGQQQRLCIARTIAPEPEVVLLDEPTASLDPQGTQRIEELLFGLKAHFTIILVTHNMQQAARSSDTTTFFYLGDMIETGATKQMFTTPTNPRTEAYVTGRFG; this is translated from the coding sequence ATGGATGAGAGCTCGGCACTTGGCACTCGGCACTCGACGCTCGGCGGGGAGGCGCTGGTGCGGGTACGGACCGTGGGGCTGACGGCGTACTACGGGACGTTGGCGGCGGTGAAGGACGTCTCGATCGGGTTTGAGACCAACCGGGTCCACGCCCTCATTGGGCCGTCGGGGTGTGGGAAGTCGACTTTCTTGCGCACGATCAACCGGCTCCACGAAGTGGCGGGAGGCCACGTGACGGGGCGGGTGTTGCTCGACGGGGATGATGTCTACAGCAAACAAGTCAGCCTGACCCAGTTGCGGCGGCGGGTCGGGATGGTGTTTCAACGGCCGACGCCCTTTCCGACAATGTCGATCTACCAGAACGTGGCTGCGGGGCTGAAGGTCGGGGACCAACCGGCGCGGGCCCGCCTCGACGAGATCGTGGAGCGGGCGCTCCGACAGGCGGCACTCTGGGACGAAGTCAAAGACCGGCTCCAGGCCAGCGCCATGGCGCTCTCGGGGGGCCAGCAGCAGCGGCTTTGCATCGCGCGGACCATCGCACCCGAGCCGGAGGTCGTCCTCCTCGACGAGCCGACCGCCTCGCTCGACCCCCAAGGGACCCAACGGATCGAAGAACTGCTCTTCGGGCTCAAGGCGCATTTTACGATCATCCTCGTAACCCACAACATGCAGCAGGCGGCCCGGTCATCGGACACCACGACGTTCTTCTACCTGGGCGACATGATCGAGACCGGAGCGACGAAGCAGATGTTTACCACGCCGACGAATCCGCGAACCGAGGCCTATGTCACGGGGCGGTTCGGATGA
- a CDS encoding amidohydrolase, producing MKRALALALVLAAPAGAQRPKLSGATRAYAKIDTAMVALINARVIDGRGTPAQDNQTVFIRDGVIAAVGPSGSVLYPAGTAIVDLAGKTVLPGLVMVHEHLYYPVGPGIYGNFTESFVKLYLAGGVTAMRTGGNMNGYSELNIAKAIARGDKPGPWIDATAPYLNGPNPFSQMQALGTAAEARRFVDFWADQGATSFKAYMQISREVLGAAIDQVHRRKLKVTGHLCSVTYREAAALGIDNLEHGFLAATDFVAGKLPDECPGQGGGQGTLVALDLAGAPFQSLVADLVKRKVAVTSTLTVFETFTPGRPKSPGTDVLLPELKAAYDRQYARVSAQPQSVYTTLFPKAMAMELAFARAGGLLVVGTDPTGGGGVIPGYSNQRAIELLVEAGFTPVEAIQIATQNGAKYLGLSDRLGTIEPGKQADLVVVGGNPSQAIADIRNVELVFKQGVGYDPAKLIAAVKGNVGLY from the coding sequence GTGAAGCGGGCGCTGGCGCTGGCCCTGGTTCTGGCCGCGCCGGCCGGCGCGCAGCGGCCCAAGCTGTCCGGGGCCACCCGGGCCTACGCCAAGATCGACACCGCGATGGTGGCGTTGATCAATGCCCGCGTCATCGATGGGCGGGGGACGCCGGCGCAGGACAACCAGACCGTATTCATTCGGGACGGCGTGATCGCGGCGGTCGGCCCGTCGGGGAGCGTGCTCTACCCGGCTGGAACTGCAATCGTCGATCTCGCCGGCAAGACGGTCCTGCCTGGTCTGGTGATGGTCCACGAGCATCTGTACTACCCGGTCGGCCCCGGGATCTACGGCAACTTCACCGAGTCGTTCGTCAAGCTCTACTTGGCCGGGGGCGTTACCGCGATGCGGACCGGCGGCAACATGAACGGCTATTCCGAACTCAACATCGCCAAGGCCATTGCCCGGGGGGACAAGCCCGGCCCGTGGATCGACGCCACTGCACCCTACCTCAACGGCCCGAATCCGTTTTCCCAGATGCAGGCGTTGGGAACCGCCGCCGAGGCCCGCCGGTTCGTCGATTTCTGGGCCGACCAGGGGGCCACCTCGTTCAAGGCCTACATGCAGATCAGCCGCGAGGTGTTAGGCGCGGCCATCGACCAGGTCCACCGGCGGAAGCTCAAGGTCACCGGCCATCTCTGCTCGGTCACCTACCGGGAGGCGGCCGCTCTCGGCATCGACAACCTCGAGCATGGATTCCTGGCCGCGACCGACTTCGTGGCCGGCAAGTTGCCCGATGAATGCCCGGGCCAGGGCGGGGGGCAGGGCACCCTCGTCGCGTTGGACCTTGCGGGCGCGCCGTTTCAGTCGCTGGTTGCCGACTTGGTGAAGCGGAAAGTGGCCGTGACCTCAACCCTCACGGTGTTCGAGACCTTTACCCCAGGCCGGCCCAAGTCCCCCGGCACCGACGTGTTGCTGCCGGAACTCAAGGCGGCCTACGACCGTCAGTACGCCAGAGTCTCGGCCCAGCCCCAGTCGGTCTACACGACCCTGTTCCCCAAGGCGATGGCCATGGAGTTGGCCTTTGCCAGGGCCGGCGGTCTGCTGGTCGTGGGGACCGACCCAACGGGAGGAGGTGGCGTGATCCCGGGTTACTCGAACCAACGGGCCATCGAGCTCCTGGTCGAGGCCGGGTTCACCCCGGTCGAAGCGATCCAGATTGCGACCCAAAATGGCGCCAAGTATCTGGGGCTGTCCGACCGGCTCGGCACCATTGAGCCCGGCAAACAGGCCGACCTCGTGGTGGTGGGGGGCAATCCGTCTCAAGCCATCGCCGACATTCGGAACGTTGAGCTCGTTTTCAAGCAGGGCGTCGGCTACGACCCCGCCAAACTGATCGCCGCGGTCAAAGGAAACGTCGGGCTCTATTGA